Proteins encoded together in one Aeromonas encheleia window:
- a CDS encoding TonB-dependent hemoglobin/transferrin/lactoferrin family receptor — MAHNNTPSLIALAVAAGLVSPAFAADKKADEVMVVSGSRMEQKLEDVSGPIAVITAEQIEEQVVSNVADLFRYEPGVSVQGGAGDAQTFTIRGMSENRVKVVQDGVRQNDAYKNGGVGQTYFDTDMIKQVEVAKGPASAAYGSDALGGVIAITTKDAGDFLKGRDSYLDATTGYASSSHQNMAGFTGALRTGEFENLLRYTWRDGGVTQNYDGDKDEFDILSQAVLFKSKWNVSDDQFLKLTVDYFTEGQDPDAVDLTKVGSIFKQPITDKDTDNLSLVLDHGLALNTAWADRIDSKLYYTRTKQTLDQYASSKYPVKPNNPYVTKTSLDHNGFKQESLGAQVKFSKALDSQRLAWGVEYEHTDNERTRFKAPATPGDFVGYSELSFPSTTSERSALWAFDEIKFGERWVLTPGARYDYYRMTPDEDPAYTGENLQKISEGEFSPKLGLVFKAHEAANLFAQYSHGFKAPMYDSAFSTLNHQAYGYRIEPNPNLKPESSDGIDLGVRGSAGGFSYEVATFYNKFDDFIEMVQIGSEGRTAIYQYQNLDKATTKGAEVKADYWLNDLVNLWGNLAYIDGKDGDGNYINSLSPLNGSLGVRLEQPNWNINTALRFADDMDKVRKDARGNDNIKSAGWGVVDIFAQFKPMADLQLNVGVFNLFDKEYASYESITGLSATSSTSNLTEPGRNLSARVKYVF; from the coding sequence GTGGCGCACAACAACACCCCCTCACTAATTGCCCTCGCCGTGGCGGCCGGCCTCGTTTCCCCGGCCTTCGCCGCAGACAAGAAAGCCGATGAAGTCATGGTCGTCAGCGGCTCCAGGATGGAGCAGAAGCTGGAAGATGTCTCAGGCCCCATCGCCGTCATCACCGCCGAACAGATCGAAGAGCAGGTCGTCAGCAACGTCGCCGACCTGTTCCGCTACGAGCCGGGTGTGAGCGTGCAGGGTGGGGCGGGGGATGCCCAGACCTTCACCATCCGTGGCATGAGCGAGAACCGGGTCAAGGTAGTGCAGGATGGGGTGCGCCAGAACGACGCCTACAAGAACGGCGGGGTCGGTCAGACCTATTTCGATACCGACATGATCAAGCAGGTCGAGGTGGCCAAGGGGCCGGCCTCCGCCGCTTACGGCTCGGATGCGCTGGGTGGCGTCATCGCCATCACCACCAAGGATGCCGGCGACTTCCTCAAGGGCAGGGACAGCTATCTGGATGCCACCACTGGCTATGCCTCCAGCAGCCACCAGAACATGGCCGGCTTCACCGGCGCCCTGCGCACCGGCGAGTTCGAGAATCTGCTGCGCTACACCTGGCGTGATGGCGGTGTGACCCAGAACTATGACGGCGACAAGGACGAGTTCGACATCCTCAGCCAGGCCGTGCTGTTCAAGAGCAAGTGGAATGTCAGCGACGATCAGTTCCTGAAGCTGACCGTCGACTACTTCACCGAAGGGCAGGATCCGGATGCCGTCGACCTGACCAAGGTGGGCTCCATCTTCAAGCAGCCGATCACCGACAAGGACACCGACAACCTCTCCCTGGTGCTGGATCACGGCCTGGCCCTGAACACCGCCTGGGCCGATCGCATCGACAGCAAGCTCTATTACACCCGCACCAAGCAGACCCTGGATCAGTACGCCTCCTCCAAGTACCCGGTCAAGCCGAACAACCCCTATGTGACCAAGACCTCCCTGGATCACAACGGCTTCAAGCAGGAGAGCCTGGGTGCCCAGGTGAAGTTCAGCAAGGCGCTCGACAGCCAGCGTCTGGCCTGGGGTGTCGAGTATGAGCACACCGACAACGAGCGTACCCGCTTCAAGGCGCCGGCCACCCCGGGCGACTTCGTCGGCTACAGCGAGCTGAGCTTCCCCTCCACCACCAGCGAGCGCAGCGCGCTCTGGGCCTTCGACGAGATCAAGTTCGGCGAGCGCTGGGTGCTGACCCCGGGTGCCCGTTACGACTACTACCGGATGACCCCGGACGAGGATCCTGCCTATACCGGCGAGAACCTGCAGAAGATCTCCGAGGGAGAGTTCTCCCCCAAGCTGGGTCTGGTGTTCAAGGCGCACGAGGCGGCCAACCTGTTCGCCCAGTACAGCCACGGCTTCAAGGCGCCCATGTATGACAGCGCCTTCTCGACCCTGAACCATCAGGCGTACGGCTATCGCATCGAACCGAACCCGAACCTGAAACCCGAGAGCAGCGACGGCATCGATCTGGGGGTGCGTGGCAGCGCTGGCGGCTTCAGCTACGAGGTGGCGACCTTCTACAACAAGTTCGACGACTTCATCGAGATGGTGCAGATCGGATCTGAAGGCCGCACCGCCATCTACCAGTACCAGAACCTGGACAAGGCGACCACCAAGGGGGCCGAGGTCAAGGCCGATTACTGGCTGAACGACCTGGTCAACCTGTGGGGCAACCTGGCCTATATCGACGGCAAGGACGGGGATGGCAACTACATCAACAGCCTGAGCCCGCTCAACGGCAGCCTTGGTGTGCGACTGGAGCAGCCGAACTGGAACATCAACACCGCCCTGCGCTTCGCCGACGACATGGACAAGGTGCGCAAGGATGCCAGAGGCAACGACAACATCAAGAGCGCCGGCTGGGGCGTGGTGGATATCTTCGCCCAGTTCAAGCCGATGGCCGATCTGCAGCTCAACGTCGGGGTCTTCAACCTGTTTGACAAGGAGTACGCCAGCTACGAGAGCATCACCGGCCTGAGCGCCACCAGCAGCACCAGCAACCTGACCGAGCCGGGCCGCAACCTGAGCGCCCGCGTCAAGTACGTGTTCTGA
- a CDS encoding 3-phenylpropionate MFS transporter, with product MPAFSWLALFFGAFYFVYGAYLPFWSLWLEGIGVSAEQIGLLLGAGMAIRFAGNLLVMGQIKGASHLLPVTRLLCLLSLLAFLGFYLSHSLWWLVPLTLVANFIYPTLMPVGEALATRMVVQAHLDYGKVRLCGSFAFIVASTLVGALVGNFGSDWVLHSMVAGLLAMLVLSWLPLQPAPQDRQGERAKASLRDTLRSAPMRRFLLITALLQGSHAAYYGFSAIYWKAAGYSGTTIGYLWALGVVAEIGMFAADKRFLNRFGAQTLFLVGAVGCVVRWSLLGASSELLVLVLGQLLHAVTFCVSHLGAVRFMTRQLPAEQLIPAQALYAALGLGMTVAALMTLCGLLFEPLGGGIFFIMVLVVLPVFVLRLRGPAEGTPA from the coding sequence ATGCCCGCCTTCTCCTGGTTAGCCCTGTTCTTCGGCGCCTTCTACTTTGTCTACGGCGCCTATCTGCCGTTCTGGTCGCTCTGGCTGGAGGGCATAGGGGTGAGCGCCGAGCAGATCGGGCTGTTGCTGGGGGCCGGGATGGCGATCCGTTTCGCCGGCAACCTGCTGGTGATGGGCCAGATCAAGGGGGCCAGCCACCTGCTGCCGGTCACCCGGCTGCTCTGTCTGCTGAGCCTGCTGGCCTTCCTCGGCTTCTACCTCAGTCACAGCCTCTGGTGGCTGGTGCCGCTGACCCTGGTGGCGAACTTCATCTACCCGACCCTGATGCCGGTGGGGGAGGCGCTGGCCACCCGCATGGTGGTGCAGGCCCACCTCGACTATGGCAAGGTGCGGCTGTGCGGCTCCTTTGCCTTCATCGTCGCCTCCACCCTGGTCGGCGCCCTGGTGGGCAACTTCGGCAGCGACTGGGTGTTGCACTCCATGGTGGCGGGGCTGCTGGCGATGCTGGTGCTGAGCTGGTTGCCGCTGCAGCCGGCGCCCCAGGATCGCCAGGGAGAGCGGGCCAAGGCGTCGCTGCGGGACACGCTGCGATCGGCCCCCATGCGCCGCTTCCTGCTCATCACCGCCCTGCTGCAGGGCAGCCATGCCGCCTATTACGGCTTCAGCGCCATCTACTGGAAGGCGGCGGGCTACAGCGGCACCACCATCGGCTACCTGTGGGCGCTGGGGGTGGTGGCGGAGATCGGCATGTTTGCCGCGGACAAGCGCTTCCTCAACCGCTTCGGGGCCCAGACCCTGTTTCTGGTGGGGGCCGTCGGCTGCGTGGTGCGCTGGAGCCTGCTCGGTGCCTCCAGCGAGCTGCTGGTGCTGGTGCTCGGCCAGCTGCTGCACGCGGTCACCTTCTGCGTCAGCCACCTCGGCGCCGTGCGCTTCATGACGCGCCAGTTGCCCGCCGAGCAGCTGATCCCCGCCCAGGCGCTCTATGCGGCGCTCGGGCTCGGCATGACGGTGGCGGCGCTGATGACCCTGTGCGGCCTGCTGTTCGAGCCGCTGGGGGGCGGCATCTTCTTCATCATGGTGCTGGTGGTGCTGCCGGTCTTCGTCCTGCGCCTGCGCGGGCCGGCCGAGGGGACGCCGGCATGA
- a CDS encoding cysteine hydrolase family protein, translating into MDVLLIIDVQQGVMKATHHQQPQVLANINRAAAHVRQHHGRVIYIQHDDLPGDELEPGSPGWQLHPGLQAAKGDSRVRKTACDSFLETELAFLLAEQAVDRLILCGSNTDFCVDTTVRSAAAHGFEVLVLNDGHTTADRPHLSAAQIIEHHNWMWQHLSLPEGRSVTLLTTDQLLEAAQPALAC; encoded by the coding sequence ATGGATGTGTTACTGATCATCGATGTGCAGCAAGGGGTCATGAAAGCGACCCATCACCAGCAACCACAAGTACTGGCCAACATCAACCGGGCCGCGGCCCATGTCAGACAGCATCATGGCCGGGTCATCTACATCCAGCATGACGATCTGCCAGGGGACGAGCTGGAGCCCGGTAGCCCCGGCTGGCAACTTCACCCGGGTCTGCAAGCCGCCAAGGGGGATAGCCGGGTACGCAAGACGGCGTGCGACAGCTTCCTCGAGACCGAGTTGGCCTTCCTGTTGGCCGAGCAGGCCGTCGACAGGCTGATCCTCTGTGGCAGCAACACCGATTTTTGCGTCGATACCACGGTACGCAGTGCCGCGGCTCATGGCTTTGAGGTGCTGGTGTTGAACGATGGTCACACCACCGCCGATCGTCCCCACCTGAGCGCGGCCCAGATCATCGAGCACCACAACTGGATGTGGCAACACCTCAGCCTGCCAGAGGGCAGAAGCGTGACCCTGCTCACCACGGATCAGTTGCTCGAGGCGGCTCAGCCTGCGCTGGCGTGCTAA
- the hutX gene encoding heme utilization cystosolic carrier protein HutX, producing MSIAQRIHELLAQDPGAHPSSIAAQLAVSEWEVVRHLPAELVTLVPGEQAEALLADLASWGQVTTIVESDGSIFEVKAPFPKGKTARGYYNLMGRDGEMHGHLKLDNVVGMALVSKLFMGKEGHSFQFFGHSGRCIFKVYLGRDEQRQLLPAQVERFMALRRQYQEEVKA from the coding sequence ATGAGCATTGCACAACGCATTCATGAGCTGCTGGCACAAGATCCCGGCGCCCATCCCTCCAGCATCGCCGCCCAGCTGGCGGTCAGCGAATGGGAGGTGGTGCGCCACCTGCCCGCCGAGCTGGTGACCCTGGTACCGGGCGAGCAGGCCGAGGCCCTGCTGGCGGATCTGGCCAGCTGGGGTCAGGTGACCACCATCGTCGAGTCCGACGGCTCCATCTTCGAGGTGAAGGCGCCTTTCCCCAAGGGCAAGACGGCCCGTGGCTACTACAACCTGATGGGCCGCGATGGCGAGATGCACGGCCACCTCAAGCTCGACAACGTGGTCGGTATGGCCCTGGTCAGCAAGCTGTTCATGGGCAAGGAGGGGCACTCCTTCCAGTTCTTCGGCCACAGCGGCCGCTGCATTTTCAAGGTCTATCTGGGACGTGACGAACAGCGCCAGCTGTTGCCGGCTCAGGTGGAGCGTTTCATGGCCCTGCGCCGCCAGTATCAAGAGGAAGTCAAAGCATGA
- a CDS encoding ChaN family lipoprotein has translation MTRRLPLLALPLLLAACATPPQSEAPRTLYHYQLSEGQSEQPLNLAQALERVADADIVLVGELHTHPAVHLLQANLLAGLAETSRADGRALVLSMEQFSRADQAVLDAYLAGRIGESTLIREGHAWPNYPSDYRPLVEFAKAQRLSVIAANAPKPLVSCVGQEGPEWLDKLPASRRSQLARELTLSDDPYRQKFMASMHHGDADGNARRFAAQTSWDDTMAESMVDYLKQHPGRRIMHIAGNFHVEGGLGIASRIASRNPALKVALIVPETGSQPDDKVPAGRSAEIRVKISPLPERWLNADEMKQDMGALHQSRSRDCSQWLQP, from the coding sequence ATGACTCGACGACTGCCCCTGCTCGCCCTGCCCCTGTTGCTGGCCGCCTGCGCCACCCCGCCGCAGAGCGAGGCGCCCCGGACCCTCTATCACTACCAACTCAGCGAAGGGCAGAGCGAGCAGCCACTCAACCTGGCGCAGGCGCTGGAGCGGGTGGCAGATGCCGACATAGTGCTGGTGGGCGAACTGCATACCCACCCGGCCGTGCACCTGTTGCAGGCAAACCTGCTGGCGGGTCTGGCCGAGACATCCCGGGCCGATGGCCGGGCACTGGTGCTCTCCATGGAGCAGTTCAGCCGCGCCGATCAAGCCGTGCTGGATGCCTACCTGGCCGGGCGCATCGGTGAGTCCACGCTGATCCGCGAGGGTCACGCCTGGCCCAACTACCCGAGTGACTATCGCCCGCTGGTGGAGTTCGCCAAGGCGCAGCGCCTGAGCGTCATCGCCGCCAACGCCCCCAAGCCGCTGGTCAGCTGTGTCGGCCAGGAGGGCCCCGAGTGGCTCGACAAGCTGCCGGCCAGCCGCCGCAGCCAGCTCGCCCGCGAGCTCACGCTCAGCGATGATCCCTACCGCCAGAAATTTATGGCCTCGATGCACCATGGGGACGCCGACGGCAACGCCCGCCGCTTCGCCGCCCAGACCAGCTGGGACGACACCATGGCCGAGAGCATGGTCGATTATCTCAAACAGCACCCCGGCCGGCGCATCATGCACATCGCCGGCAACTTCCACGTGGAGGGGGGGCTCGGGATCGCGAGCCGCATCGCCAGCCGCAACCCGGCGCTCAAGGTGGCGCTCATAGTGCCGGAGACAGGATCGCAACCGGATGACAAGGTTCCCGCCGGGCGCAGCGCCGAGATCAGGGTCAAGATCTCTCCCCTGCCGGAACGCTGGCTAAATGCCGATGAAATGAAGCAAGATATGGGGGCGCTGCATCAATCCCGCAGCCGTGACTGCAGCCAATGGCTGCAACCCTAA
- the hutZ gene encoding heme utilization protein HutZ: MSERQERLQNRLQPEIREFRDGCRTLQLATVDSEGNPNASYAPFVLQEDGYYVLISEIARHARNLQQVPKVSLMLIEDETGARELFARKRLTFDAVAEVVARDDERWSQAIAALEGRFGEIVKGLSNLKDFVLFRLKPEQGLFVKGFGQAFRVSGDELVDFVHLVEGHKRVDNGAELTSETDAPV, encoded by the coding sequence ATGAGTGAACGTCAGGAACGTCTGCAGAACCGTCTGCAACCGGAGATCCGCGAGTTTCGTGACGGTTGCCGTACCCTGCAGCTCGCGACCGTGGACAGCGAAGGCAACCCCAATGCCAGCTACGCCCCCTTCGTGCTGCAGGAGGACGGTTACTATGTGCTGATCTCCGAGATCGCCCGCCATGCCCGCAACCTGCAACAGGTGCCCAAGGTATCGCTGATGCTGATCGAGGACGAGACTGGTGCCCGCGAGCTGTTCGCCCGCAAGCGTCTGACCTTCGATGCGGTGGCCGAGGTGGTGGCGCGGGATGACGAGCGCTGGAGCCAGGCGATTGCGGCCCTGGAGGGGCGCTTCGGCGAGATCGTCAAGGGGTTGTCCAACCTCAAGGACTTCGTGCTGTTCCGCCTCAAGCCCGAGCAGGGCCTGTTCGTCAAGGGCTTCGGCCAGGCGTTCCGGGTCTCCGGCGACGAGCTGGTGGACTTCGTACACCTGGTGGAAGGCCACAAGCGCGTCGACAACGGCGCCGAGCTGACCAGCGAGACCGACGCACCGGTCTGA